A DNA window from Ranitomeya imitator isolate aRanImi1 chromosome 2, aRanImi1.pri, whole genome shotgun sequence contains the following coding sequences:
- the LOC138667358 gene encoding oocyte zinc finger protein XlCOF7.1-like produces MKQVPPSDSLLTTKENQSHKRGIKKQTAPKAKKSFSCSECGKCFNQKSDLVIHCRIHTGEKPFSCSECGKCFRKKGNLVSHQRNHTGEKPFSCSECGKCFNRKGQLVTHQRTHTGEKPFSCSECGKCFNRKGRLVTHQRTHTGEKPFSCSECGKCFNQKGNLVSHQRNHTGEKPFSCSECGKCFNQKRNLVSHQRNHTGEKPFSCSECGKCFNQKADLVNHRRIHTGEKPFSCSECGKCFRKKGNLVSHQRNHTGEKPFSCSECGKCFNQKGNLVSHQRNHTGKKPFSCSECGKCFNQKADLVNHRRIHTGEKPFSCSECGKCFRKKGNLVSHQRNHTGEKPFSCSECGKCFNQKADLVNHRRIHTGEKPFSCSECGKCFRKKGNLVSHQRNHTGEKPFSCSECGKCFNQKGNLVSHQRNHTGEKPFSCSECGKCFNQKADLVNHRRIHTGEKTFSCSECGKCFRKKGNLVSHQRNHTEEKPFSCSECGKCFNQKADLVNHRRIHTGEKPFSCSECGKCFRKKGNLVRHQRTHTGEKPFSCSECGKCFKWKQLLDRHQSSHTEENPFSFS; encoded by the coding sequence attactgactactaaggaaaatcaaagtcacaaaagaggcattaaaaaacaaactgctcctaaagcaaagaagtcattttcatgttcagaatgtgggaaatgttttaaccagaaatcagatttggttattcactgtagaattcacacaggagagaagcctttttcctgttcagaatgtgggaaatgttttagaaagAAAGGGAATCTAGTTAgccaccagagaaatcacacaggagaaaagcctttttcctgttcagaatgtgggaaatgttttaacaggaaagGGCAGCTagttactcaccagagaactcatacaggggagaagcccttttcctgttcagaatgtggcaaatgttttaacagGAAAGGGCGTCTagttactcaccagagaactcatacaggggagaagcccttttcctgttcagaatgtgggaaatgttttaaccagaaagggaatctagttagccaccagagaaatcacacaggggagaagcctttttcctgttcagaatgtgggaaatgttttaaccagaaacggAATCTAGTTAgccaccagagaaatcacacaggggagaagcctttttcctgttcagaatgtgggaaatgttttaaccagaaagcagatttggttaatcaccgtagaattcacacaggggagaagcctttttcctgttcagaatgtgggaaatgttttagaaagAAAGGGAATCTAGTTAgccaccagagaaatcacacaggggagaagcctttttcctgttcagaatgtgggaaatgttttaaccagaaagggaatctagttagccaccagagaaatcacacagggaagaagcctttttcctgttcagaatgtgggaaatgttttaaccagaaagcagatttggttaatcaccgtagaattcacacaggggagaagcctttttcctgttcagaatgtgggaaatgttttagaaagAAAGGGAATCTAGTTAgccaccagagaaatcacacaggggagaagcctttttcctgttcagaatgtgggaaatgttttaaccagaaagcagatttggttaatcaccgtagaattcacacaggggagaagcctttttcctgttcagaatgtgggaaatgttttagaaagAAAGGGAATCTAGTTAgccaccagagaaatcacacaggggagaagcctttttcctgttcagaatgtgggaaatgttttaaccagaaagggaatctagttagccaccagagaaatcacacaggggagaagcctttttcctgttcagaatgtgggaaatgttttaaccagaaagcagatttggttaatcaccgtagaattcacacaggggagaagactttttcctgttcagaatgtgggaaatgttttagaaaaAAAGGGAATCTAGTTAgccaccagagaaatcacacagaggagaagcctttttcctgttcagaatgtgggaaatgttttaaccagaaagcagatttggttaatcaccgtagaattcacacaggggagaagcctttttcctgttcagaatgtgggaaatgttttagaaagAAAGGGAATCTAgttaggcaccagagaactcacacaggggagaagcctttttcctgttcagaatgtgggaaatgttttaaatggaaacagCTTCTtgatagacatcagagcagtcacacagaggagaaccCTTTTTcgttttcttaa